The window GACCAGGTAGTCGGTGACCTGGTCGAGCACGGCGCGCGCTTTCTCGGTGTCGCGGTCGACGATCCAGTTCAGGGTGATGCCGTCGAGGGTGTTGTGCAGGAAGCGGGCGAGTATGGGGAGTGGGACGGTCCACTCCATCTTTGTCGCGGCGGCGATCGTCTCCAGGACGCTAGTCGCCACCAGTGCGTAGTTCTCGTACTGCTTGCGGGCGACCGTGGCCAGCGCGGGTTCGCGCAGCACGTACTGGGTCAGTTCGTAGGTGACCTGGTGTTCGCCGGGGTTGCTCTCCACGTGTGCCCAATACGCATCGACACTCGCTTTGACTGTGTCGCGCAGGTTTTTTCCCGCCTCGACGTGCTCGGTCGCAACGCGGGCGTTGCGTTGGTTGATCGCGTCGAGTACCTGCAGGAGCAGCGCTTCCTTGGAGTCGAAGCAGTAGTGGAAGAACCCGAGCCGCATGTCGGCCTCGGCGACGATCGCCCTGGTGGTCGCCTTCGCGACCCCGTCGCGCGCCATGACTCTGATGGCGGCCTCGACCAGCGCCGTGCGGCGTTCGTCGGCCGACATCCGAGTCATGGCGCGTGTGCTCCTTCTCCAGCGGTACCCGCCAAAGTTACCCGCGGAGCTTCCCGAGCACCGTCTGCGCCTGCGCCCGTGCGCCCGCCGAGTTCGGGTGGAACGGCACCGCGAGCGCGACCCCGTTGAGCGACAACGGGATCAGGCCCTCCACATACCGGGTGAACGGGCCCTGGCACACGTCCCGGCCGATGGTCGGGGTGTAGGTGTCCACCAGCTCGGCGCCGGTTACGGCCGCCGCGTCGCGCAGGGCGGCGTTCAGTTCGCGGAGCTTGGCGGAGAGCCACTCCATGTCCTGGGTGAGCACCGGCACCACGGGCCAGCAGCCGCCGGTCTCCGGTAGGCCCGCCAGGTAGTTGACCACCAGGACACGCGCCTTGGGGGAGCGGTGCTTGATCTGGCGCAGCGACGTGATCACCTTCTGCTTCGCGACGCGGATGTTCTCCGACATCCGGTCGACGCCGCCGACGACCCAGCTCTGCTTGCAGTAGCTGCCCAGCGGTGCGGGCAGCGGCAGGAGTGGTGGCAGCAGATTGAGACAGCCAACCGCCGCCCCCGCCAGGCCCGCGTCGTTGCCGCCGATCCCCACCGTCACCAGGTCCGTCGACGCGGTGAGCCGGTCGAACTGGGGCGGGTTCGTGCCGCCGAGCGGCAGGCCGGTCTGTGGGTTCGCGAAGTGCTCCGTGGTCGCCGAGCCGCAGCTCGCGTCCCGGAAGGTCGCGACCCCGATGGCCGTCGCGACGAGTTTCGGGTAGTTCACGGCCGACTGGGCGCAGTCGATGGGGGCGTGTTCGGCCGTGGGCGGTCCGATCAGGACGACGTCCGCCGTCCACGAGTCGCCGAGGGCCACGTATTCCCGGTAAGTCGGAGCCGCCGCCGCGTTCGGCGCGAGGGTGGCGAGGACGGCCGTGGCGGTGGCGACGGCGGCGAGCGTTCGGCGACTCGTCAAGGGGCACCTCATCGGATCATGGATTTGGTCGGGCGACCAAGTCGACGGTCGGTCAAGTGTCATCGAGCGTTCGCCGACGCACAATGACCCATTCGGACTAATGTGAGGCTGTTTCAGATATTGCGTCGGCGGCTCTGAAGTGCGGGTGTGGCGACGGCGTCCGGTTAATCTGGCTGGGCGCAGGTGGACCGTTCCGTCCGCGGCGGACCAGGGAGGCGTTGTGGGGCGAGAGAGTGCCGGGGCGGTGCTGGGCGCGAACATCCGCGCGTTGCGGACGGAGATGGGCCTGTCGCTGTCGGAACTGGCGCGGCGCTCGGAGATCGCGAAGGGCACGCTCTCGCAGCTGGAGAACGGCGCGGGCAACCCGACCATCGACACGGTGTTCAGTCTTTCGAACGCGCTGCGGGTTCCGGTCTCGTCTCTGCTGACCGAGCAGTCCAAGCCCGGGGTCGTGCTGGTCCGCTCGGCCGGGCTCGACGTGCTCAGCAGCAACGCGGTCGACCTGCGGCTGCTGCGCAGGCTGGACCTGGTCGAGACGGTGATGGAGGTCTACGACCAGCGGGTGCGCCCCGGCGAGGTGCAGCAGTCCGCCGGACACCCCGGTTACGAGCACGTCGTGGTCACCTCAGGCGTGCTCCGGGTCGGTCCGGTCGCCGAGCCGTACGTGCTCGAACCCGGGGACTACGTGTGTTTCCCGGGCCATCTCCCGCACCTGTACGAGACGGTCGAGGGGCCGGTGACCTCCGTGCTGATGCTGCAGTACCCGGTGGACGCCGGGACCACCCCGATGGCCGGTTCCTGCGCGGTGTCGAACGCCGCCCGACCTCAGGGTTGACGTTCAGCGCTTTGAGCCCTAACGTCCCCGGTGTTCACTTTAATGAACGCTGGAGGCTTGGAGGCGGTGAGCGTGTACCCGGACGTGGTGGTGGTGGGCGCCGGTGTCATCGGCGCCGCCTGCGCGCACGCGCTGACCGTCGCCGGTGTCCGGGTGACGGTGCTCGACCGCGGCGCACCGGCCTCGGCCACGACCGCGTCCGGTGAGGGCAACGTCCTGGTGTCGGACAAGGCACCTGGCCCGGAACTCGACCTCGCTGTGGCGTCTCGACTGCGCTGGCCGTCGCTGATCGAGTCGCTGCGCGAGGATCTGGGTGCGGGTGCGGAGATCGAGTGGGAGGCCAAGGGCGGTCTCGTCGTCGCCACCACCGAGGCCGCCGCCCGGCCCCTGCTGGACTTCGCCGCCGCCCAGCGGTCCGTCGGGGTGGACGCCCGGGAGATACCGGCCGAGCGGGCCCGCGACTTCGAACCCCACCTGACCCGCGCGGTCACCGCCGCCGTGCACTATCCGCAGGACGCGCAACTGCAACCGGTCCTGGCCGCGTGCGCGCTGCTCGCGGCCGTCCGCGAGCGCGGCGGCACGGTGCGTTCGGGGGTTACGGTGTCCGGAGTGGACACCGACGCCACCGGCCGCGTCCGCGCCGTGCGCACCTCCGACGGCGAGGTCGCGTGCGGTGCCGTCATCAACGCCTGCGGCCCGTGGTCCGGTGCCTTCTCCGCCGCCGCGGGCGCCCCCATCGCCATCCTGCCCAGGCGCGGGATAGTCCTGGTCACCGCCGCGCTGCCACCCACCATCCGGCACAAGGTGTACGACGCCGACTACGTCGGCGCGGTCGCCAGCGGCGACGCCGACCTGCAGACCTCCAGCGTGGTCGAGTCGACCCCCGCGGGCCCGGTCCTGATCGGCTCAAGCAGGCAGCGGGTGGGTTTCACCGACCACCTGGAGGTCAAGGTCCTGCGCGAACTCGCCCGCAAGGCGGTGGCGCTGTTCCCGATCCTCGCCGACGTGCCGGTGATGCGCGCCTACGGCGGTTTCCGTCCCTACGCTCCCGACCACCTCCCGGTGATCGGCCCGGACCCGCGGGTCCCCGGCCTCTGGCACGCCACCGGCCACGAGGGCGCGGGCATCGGTCTGGCCGCCGCGACGGGCCGGTTGCTGGCCGAGCTGCTGACCGGTGCCGAGCCACACCTCGACCCGACACCGTTCCGAGTGGACCGCCCGGCGCTCATGGAGGCGGCGTGAACGTCACCGTCGACGGCGTGGCCCAGCCCGCCCGCCCCGGCCAGACCGTGGCCGCGCTCCTCATCGCCGCGGGGCAGGTGTCCTGGCGGGACACCAGAACCGGTGGCAAACCGCGCGGCCTGTTCTGCGGCATCGGTGTGTGCTTCGACTGCCTGGTCGTGGTCAACGGCATCCCCGACGTCCGTGCCTGCCAGCGCGTCGTCGCTGACGGGGATGAGATCCGCACCCAGCACGGTGCCGAGTTGCCGGAGGCACGGTCATGACCAGACGTGTCGTGGTCGTCGGCGCCGGGCCCGCGGGCATCAATGCCGCGCTCGCCGCCGCCGACGCGGGCGCCGAGGTCACCCTGGTGGACTCCGCGCCCACTGTCGGCGGGCAGTTCCACCGCCAGCCCGCGGGCGCGGGACCGGACAAGGTTCCCGGCGGCACCAGGCTTGTCGAGCACCCGAACGTCCGCCTGCTCGCCGACACCGTCGTCTGGGCTATCGAGCCGCTCAGCGACGGACATCGAGTCCACGTGCGCACGGGCCAAGCCGACGGACCCGGACGCCGCGGCGAGACCCTGACCGCCGACGCCCTCGTCCTGGCCACCGGCGCCTACGACCGTGCCCTGCCGTTCCCCGGCTGGGACCTTCCCGGCGTCGTCACCGCGGGCGCCGCCCAAGCCCTCGCGAAGGGACAAGGGGTCGCGATCGGCAAGCGGGTGGTCGTCGCGGGCACCGGCCCCTTCCTGCTGCCGGTCGCGCAATCCCTGACCGCTGTCGGCGCCCAAGTCGTGGAAGTCCTGGAGGCGAACGGCGGCCTCCGCGGCTGGACGCCGTCCGCTCTCTTCGCGGGCCGCGGCAAGCTCGCGGAACTGGCCGGATACGCCCGACTGCTCGCCACGCACCGCATTCCCTACCGGACCAGGCGCACGGTGATCGCCGCCCACGGTGAGGACCGGGTCACCGAGGTGACCACCGCCGCCCTCGACCGCGAGTGGGGGATCCGGCCGGGGACCGAGCGCCGCGTTCCCGTCGACGCGGTCTGCGTGGGGTTCGGCTTCACACCGCAACTCGAACTCGCGGTCTCCGCGCGCTGCCGCCTTATCGACGGGTTCGTCGAGGTGACGCCCAGCCAGGAGACCTCCGTTCCCGGCGTGTTCGCCGCGGGCGAGCTGACCGGCATCGGCGGCGCCGACCTCGCCGCGGCCGAAGGCGCCATCGCGGGCGCGGCGGCGGCGGGCAGACCGATTCCCGAAGCGGCACTGCGGAAAGCGCGCCGAGGCCGGACGTTCGCCGCCGGGCTGGCCGACGCCTACCCGGTCCCTCCGGGCTGGCGGACCTGGCCCGCCGACGACACCTTGGTCTGCCGGTGCGAGGAGGTCACCCTCGCCGCGCTGCGCACGGCCGCACGGGAGCGCGCCGCGCTCGGTGTGCGGTCGCTCAAGCTGACCAGCCGCGTGGGCCTTGGCCTGTGCCAGGGCCGCGTCTGCGGACGCAACGCCGCCGAACTCGCCGCCGGGTTCACTGGCGGCCACTACGACCCCGCCGACACGGCCAGACGGCCGATCGCGGCACCACTGCGCCTCGGCGAACTCGCCGAGGACCCCGATAAGGAGAAGACGTGACCCAGGAACGGCTCGACGGCGTGATCGTCGCCACCGCGCTGCCCTACGCCGAAGACCCGAAGGCGCCCGCGGGCCTGCGCCCGGACCTCGACCGCTACGCCGAGCACTGCCAGTGGCTGGTGGCCAACGGCTGCCGCGGCGTCGGGCCGAACGGCTCCCTCGGCGAGTACTCCTCGCTGACCGACGACGAGCGCAGGCAGGTCGCCCGCACCGCGATCGAGGCGGTCAAGGGCACGGGCATCGTCGTGGTCGGCGTGCACGGCGCGGGCGCCCACCAGGCGCGGCAATGGGCCGAGTTGGCCGCCGAGGACGGCGCCGACGGCGTGCTCTGCCTGCCGCCCACCATGTACCGGGCCAACCACGGCGAGGTGATCCACCACTTCACGGAGGTGGCCAAGGCCGGGCTGCCGATCATGGTCTACAACAACCCGATCGACACCAAGGTCGACCTCACCCCCGAGCTGGTCGCCGAGATCGCCCAGATCGACAACGT is drawn from Actinokineospora alba and contains these coding sequences:
- a CDS encoding FAD-dependent oxidoreductase, producing the protein MTRRVVVVGAGPAGINAALAAADAGAEVTLVDSAPTVGGQFHRQPAGAGPDKVPGGTRLVEHPNVRLLADTVVWAIEPLSDGHRVHVRTGQADGPGRRGETLTADALVLATGAYDRALPFPGWDLPGVVTAGAAQALAKGQGVAIGKRVVVAGTGPFLLPVAQSLTAVGAQVVEVLEANGGLRGWTPSALFAGRGKLAELAGYARLLATHRIPYRTRRTVIAAHGEDRVTEVTTAALDREWGIRPGTERRVPVDAVCVGFGFTPQLELAVSARCRLIDGFVEVTPSQETSVPGVFAAGELTGIGGADLAAAEGAIAGAAAAGRPIPEAALRKARRGRTFAAGLADAYPVPPGWRTWPADDTLVCRCEEVTLAALRTAARERAALGVRSLKLTSRVGLGLCQGRVCGRNAAELAAGFTGGHYDPADTARRPIAAPLRLGELAEDPDKEKT
- a CDS encoding helix-turn-helix domain-containing protein gives rise to the protein MGRESAGAVLGANIRALRTEMGLSLSELARRSEIAKGTLSQLENGAGNPTIDTVFSLSNALRVPVSSLLTEQSKPGVVLVRSAGLDVLSSNAVDLRLLRRLDLVETVMEVYDQRVRPGEVQQSAGHPGYEHVVVTSGVLRVGPVAEPYVLEPGDYVCFPGHLPHLYETVEGPVTSVLMLQYPVDAGTTPMAGSCAVSNAARPQG
- a CDS encoding SGNH/GDSL hydrolase family protein → MTSRRTLAAVATATAVLATLAPNAAAAPTYREYVALGDSWTADVVLIGPPTAEHAPIDCAQSAVNYPKLVATAIGVATFRDASCGSATTEHFANPQTGLPLGGTNPPQFDRLTASTDLVTVGIGGNDAGLAGAAVGCLNLLPPLLPLPAPLGSYCKQSWVVGGVDRMSENIRVAKQKVITSLRQIKHRSPKARVLVVNYLAGLPETGGCWPVVPVLTQDMEWLSAKLRELNAALRDAAAVTGAELVDTYTPTIGRDVCQGPFTRYVEGLIPLSLNGVALAVPFHPNSAGARAQAQTVLGKLRG
- a CDS encoding (2Fe-2S)-binding protein; the encoded protein is MNVTVDGVAQPARPGQTVAALLIAAGQVSWRDTRTGGKPRGLFCGIGVCFDCLVVVNGIPDVRACQRVVADGDEIRTQHGAELPEARS
- a CDS encoding dihydrodipicolinate synthase family protein, giving the protein MTQERLDGVIVATALPYAEDPKAPAGLRPDLDRYAEHCQWLVANGCRGVGPNGSLGEYSSLTDDERRQVARTAIEAVKGTGIVVVGVHGAGAHQARQWAELAAEDGADGVLCLPPTMYRANHGEVIHHFTEVAKAGLPIMVYNNPIDTKVDLTPELVAEIAQIDNVVAVKEFSGDVRRVLEIREAADIAVIAGADDVVLESLLMGATGWFAGFPNVFPAESARLYSLAMEGKLAEARALYEPLVAAFRWDSRTEFVQSIKFGMDVVGRFGGPCRPPRGPLADEQRAQLERDMRKAVDYLRANPVAA
- a CDS encoding TetR/AcrR family transcriptional regulator, with amino-acid sequence MTRMSADERRTALVEAAIRVMARDGVAKATTRAIVAEADMRLGFFHYCFDSKEALLLQVLDAINQRNARVATEHVEAGKNLRDTVKASVDAYWAHVESNPGEHQVTYELTQYVLREPALATVARKQYENYALVATSVLETIAAATKMEWTVPLPILARFLHNTLDGITLNWIVDRDTEKARAVLDQVTDYLVASARRPRAPRKTA
- a CDS encoding NAD(P)/FAD-dependent oxidoreductase; this translates as MSVYPDVVVVGAGVIGAACAHALTVAGVRVTVLDRGAPASATTASGEGNVLVSDKAPGPELDLAVASRLRWPSLIESLREDLGAGAEIEWEAKGGLVVATTEAAARPLLDFAAAQRSVGVDAREIPAERARDFEPHLTRAVTAAVHYPQDAQLQPVLAACALLAAVRERGGTVRSGVTVSGVDTDATGRVRAVRTSDGEVACGAVINACGPWSGAFSAAAGAPIAILPRRGIVLVTAALPPTIRHKVYDADYVGAVASGDADLQTSSVVESTPAGPVLIGSSRQRVGFTDHLEVKVLRELARKAVALFPILADVPVMRAYGGFRPYAPDHLPVIGPDPRVPGLWHATGHEGAGIGLAAATGRLLAELLTGAEPHLDPTPFRVDRPALMEAA